One part of the bacterium genome encodes these proteins:
- a CDS encoding TMEM165/GDT1 family protein — protein sequence MKTFVTAFGLIFLAELGDKTQLAAIAMASQTGKPWHVFFGAALALAALTFVGVFLGVGIAKLVPPTVIQKVAGVLFVAFGVLIFFGKF from the coding sequence ATGAAGACCTTCGTTACCGCGTTTGGGTTGATTTTCCTTGCCGAACTCGGCGACAAGACGCAACTCGCGGCCATCGCGATGGCGTCGCAAACCGGCAAGCCGTGGCACGTATTTTTCGGCGCCGCGCTGGCCCTGGCGGCGTTGACCTTCGTCGGCGTCTTCCTGGGGGTGGGCATCGCGAAGTTGGTCCCGCCGACCGTTATCCAAAAAGTTGCCGGCGTCCTCTTCGTCGCTTTCGGCGTTTTAATTTTCTTCGGGAAATTTTAA
- a CDS encoding AAA family ATPase: MLCPSCHATVRADANFCPVCGAPVGRAGGYGVELREVACLAGDVQGLAKLVGSMPTAQVSDYVAECMAALDDACTAHGGTVINRYTAGLTAIFGAPVAREREVELAVRAAFASRDCIADVSKRLHAASGQNVATRFAVDFGVVRVGANVAAADYVALGSTVENAARLRNNARPNTVLLSAAAADQVRRLFTVKPVSLGATTPDGLAETGFIVDGFADSFAGVAPSRKVFVGRDGELLRLRRTLEDLRAGRGAAVGISGGPGIGKTRLVTEALAGLEDVRVFVGKCLPVTVEVSYAAFRSPLSDALAHFSGASYLERAEDLLRAGKPELLEAAPLLSAVLEQHPLETPITEQLRGVARFERLYELFETVWADVAARGPAVLILEDAQWASNADFLLLSRFASRVNKLRLLLIVTAREPELLRRVTADVVELPPLADGDVAELVRALIPRERLAPELLRRIITWARGNPLYCEEVAAAVLTRGAGEAFKPPASVKAAARARADRLSPEASKVAKIASCVGLEGELALVRDVAPAEIREVVDELIAELERVGVLTVSGGRFSFAHDVTGEVLYESLIKKERSAIFSAIARAAEKRGTEPGMVAHYLLEAGRNRDAVEHLKAAGDRAAAVYALLEAISHYQRAFECVRDVGPVDPGLRVELIEKLSSCLLDYADPKRALELAEEELKYAETSVARAKLLCLAGKAYSELGENREARLYLEDARNIYNALNEPLLEGKTLQSLVKVLACLGEDGARRRAIAEALARFTEAGDDVAVAYCYNIIGSDYLNADEPERALEYFHDGLYIWQQAGDLPGQAIALTNLGFADYLLGRYHDAVDFAERALEITRRIGTRRTEAAAVCNLIAYYLYLEPSKAEEYGREAVALAEDISSYEILSGAHINVGELERCRGRWDAAREHAAAALEAAAQIGSAAHKFYAELLGARVEVDAGAYDSDEFRRHYRAVFALEPPSRETAALARANLDADLALARRDAGRAAEMVEEVAAAVAAAKKAEEVHEGRLRLGELKLFLGDAAGSAAEFDWVMRQTDGRDFLHWPRAAFRLAQACFASGRRDDAAHYLESAERVFSKHDWQYWLDRVARFREEAKL; encoded by the coding sequence ATGCTATGTCCATCTTGCCACGCGACGGTAAGGGCCGACGCTAACTTCTGTCCCGTTTGCGGCGCGCCGGTCGGTCGGGCCGGCGGTTACGGCGTCGAGTTGCGCGAGGTAGCATGCCTGGCGGGCGACGTGCAGGGGTTGGCGAAGCTCGTGGGCAGTATGCCTACGGCGCAGGTTTCCGATTACGTAGCCGAATGTATGGCGGCCCTCGACGACGCGTGTACGGCGCACGGGGGTACGGTGATTAACAGGTATACCGCCGGCCTAACGGCGATTTTCGGCGCGCCGGTAGCGAGGGAGCGGGAAGTGGAGCTGGCCGTACGCGCCGCCTTTGCGTCGCGCGACTGCATAGCCGACGTCTCGAAGCGGTTGCACGCCGCGTCGGGCCAAAACGTCGCGACCAGGTTCGCGGTCGATTTCGGCGTGGTCCGGGTGGGGGCCAACGTCGCCGCGGCCGATTACGTGGCCCTGGGTTCGACCGTCGAAAACGCCGCCCGCTTACGAAACAACGCCCGGCCTAATACGGTTTTATTAAGCGCCGCGGCGGCGGACCAAGTGCGGCGGTTATTCACGGTGAAGCCGGTATCGCTCGGCGCTACTACCCCCGACGGCCTTGCCGAAACCGGTTTTATCGTCGACGGGTTCGCCGATTCGTTTGCGGGAGTCGCGCCGTCGCGTAAGGTGTTCGTCGGTCGGGACGGGGAATTGCTGAGGTTGCGTCGTACGTTGGAAGACCTCCGCGCGGGGCGGGGCGCGGCGGTCGGTATTTCCGGCGGCCCGGGGATAGGCAAAACGCGCCTCGTGACGGAGGCTTTGGCGGGCCTGGAAGACGTACGCGTTTTCGTCGGCAAATGTTTACCGGTAACGGTCGAGGTTTCGTACGCGGCGTTCCGAAGCCCGTTGAGCGATGCGCTGGCGCACTTCTCCGGCGCGAGCTATCTCGAGCGGGCCGAGGACCTCCTCCGCGCCGGGAAGCCGGAGTTGCTCGAGGCGGCGCCGCTCTTGAGCGCGGTTTTAGAGCAGCACCCCCTCGAAACCCCTATTACCGAACAACTTAGGGGCGTCGCGCGGTTCGAACGGCTTTACGAGTTATTCGAAACCGTTTGGGCCGACGTGGCCGCGAGAGGGCCGGCGGTGTTAATACTCGAGGACGCGCAATGGGCGTCGAACGCGGATTTCCTGCTCCTCTCGCGCTTCGCCTCTCGCGTAAATAAGCTTCGGTTATTGTTAATCGTAACGGCGCGGGAGCCGGAGCTTCTGCGGCGCGTTACCGCGGACGTCGTCGAGTTGCCGCCGTTGGCGGACGGCGACGTCGCAGAGCTGGTCCGCGCTCTAATCCCCCGCGAGCGCCTCGCGCCGGAATTGCTGCGGCGCATTATTACGTGGGCGAGGGGTAACCCTTTGTACTGCGAGGAAGTCGCGGCGGCGGTTTTGACCCGGGGGGCGGGGGAGGCTTTCAAGCCGCCGGCGTCGGTTAAGGCGGCGGCCCGGGCGCGCGCGGACAGGTTGAGCCCGGAGGCGTCGAAAGTAGCGAAGATAGCGTCGTGCGTAGGGTTGGAGGGCGAGCTCGCGTTGGTGCGCGACGTAGCGCCCGCTGAAATCCGCGAGGTCGTCGACGAGTTAATCGCCGAGCTCGAGCGCGTCGGGGTCCTGACGGTTTCGGGAGGGAGGTTCTCGTTCGCTCACGACGTAACGGGAGAGGTTTTGTACGAATCTTTAATTAAGAAGGAGCGAAGCGCGATTTTTTCCGCGATCGCTCGCGCGGCCGAAAAGAGGGGTACCGAACCGGGAATGGTGGCACACTACCTTTTGGAGGCCGGACGAAATCGGGACGCGGTCGAGCATCTCAAGGCGGCGGGGGACCGGGCGGCGGCGGTTTACGCGCTTTTGGAGGCGATATCGCATTACCAACGCGCGTTCGAGTGCGTCCGTGACGTGGGCCCGGTAGACCCCGGTTTAAGAGTGGAATTAATCGAGAAGTTGTCTTCTTGTCTTCTGGACTACGCCGACCCGAAGCGTGCTCTCGAGCTCGCCGAGGAAGAGTTGAAGTATGCCGAGACGTCGGTCGCGAGGGCGAAGCTATTGTGCCTGGCCGGTAAAGCTTATAGCGAATTGGGGGAGAATCGTGAAGCACGGCTGTACTTGGAGGACGCGCGAAATATCTATAACGCTTTGAACGAACCCCTTCTGGAAGGGAAGACGCTCCAATCTTTGGTAAAGGTTTTAGCGTGTTTGGGCGAAGACGGCGCGCGCCGTCGGGCTATAGCCGAAGCGTTAGCGCGTTTCACCGAGGCCGGCGACGACGTAGCCGTCGCGTATTGTTACAATATTATAGGGTCCGATTATTTGAACGCCGACGAACCGGAGCGAGCGCTGGAGTATTTCCACGACGGCCTATATATTTGGCAACAGGCCGGAGATCTACCGGGGCAGGCCATCGCTTTAACTAACTTGGGCTTCGCCGACTACCTTTTAGGGCGTTATCACGACGCGGTGGATTTCGCCGAACGGGCGCTGGAGATAACGCGGCGCATCGGCACCCGCCGGACCGAGGCAGCCGCGGTCTGCAATTTGATAGCTTATTACCTGTACCTCGAGCCTTCGAAGGCCGAGGAATACGGCCGGGAAGCGGTGGCGTTGGCCGAGGATATCTCCAGCTACGAAATCTTATCCGGGGCACATATTAACGTAGGCGAGCTCGAACGTTGCCGGGGCCGGTGGGACGCGGCGCGCGAACACGCAGCGGCGGCTTTGGAGGCGGCCGCTCAGATCGGGTCGGCGGCGCATAAATTTTACGCCGAATTATTGGGAGCGCGCGTAGAGGTGGACGCCGGCGCGTACGACTCCGACGAGTTCCGTCGCCACTACCGGGCGGTCTTCGCGCTCGAGCCGCCGTCCCGGGAGACCGCCGCCCTCGCCCGGGCGAACCTCGACGCCGATTTGGCGCTGGCGCGGCGGGATGCCGGGCGCGCGGCCGAGATGGTGGAAGAAGTGGCGGCGGCGGTGGCCGCGGCGAAGAAGGCCGAAGAGGTACACGAGGGCCGCTTGCGGCTCGGCGAGCTTAAATTATTTCTGGGGGACGCGGCCGGGTCGGCGGCCGAATTCGACTGGGTAATGCGCCAGACCGACGGCCGCGATTTCTTGCACTGGCCGCGCGCCGCCTTCCGTTTGGCGCAGGCTTGCTTCGCGTCGGGCCGCCGCGACGACGCCGCCCATTACCTCGAGTCGGCCGAACGCGTATTTAGTAAACACGATTGGCAGTATTGGTTGGACCGCGTGGCCCGCTTCCGGGAAGAAGCGAAACTTTAA